From a single Vitis vinifera cultivar Pinot Noir 40024 chromosome 18, ASM3070453v1 genomic region:
- the LOC104882654 gene encoding uncharacterized protein LOC104882654 yields the protein MKWSPQHAMKAYLHTLQLSKIQYGQDCTLGTTKLIQPQCMEFLSALAAGNQAKVMVQVLSNEGVNPLTIALAVATKYCEGRFICFLDQQEDIENCKAQLSCYDLEDVVEFMHGNPCEVIIKLKKIDFAVIDCKFKDHLRLFQIIDVNPRGSVVVVTNLVRKGNGAGFGEVVREKRGVECVTLSIGEGMELTRIGVTCNHENKRFHVTSEN from the exons ATGAAGTGGTCTCCTCAACATGCCATGAAAGCTTACCTGCATACACTTCAACTG TCTAAGATCCAATATGGTCAAGATTGCACTCTTGGCACAACAAAACTTATTCAACCTCAATGCATGGAGTTCTTATCAGCTTTGGCAGCAGGAAATCAAGCTAAAGTAATGGTACAAGTTCTCTCAAATGAAGGAGTGAACCCATTAACAATTGCACTAGCTGTGGCTACAAAGTATTGCGAAGGTCGGttcatttgttttcttgatCAACAAGAAGACATAGAAAACTGCAAAGCTCAGCTTTCTTGCTATGATCTAGAAGATGTGGTTGAGTTTATGCATGGAAATCCTTGTGAGGTTATCATaaagttaaagaaaattgattttgctGTTATTGACTGTAAATTTAAAGATCACTTGAGATTGTTTCAAATTATTGATGTGAATCCAAGAGGGTCTGTTGTAGTGGTGACTAATCTTGTGAGGAAAGGAAATGGAGCTGGTTTTGGTGAAGTTGTTAGAGAGAAGAGAGGAGTTGAATGTGTGACTCTATCAATAGGAGAAGGAATGGAACTGACAAGGATTGGAGTGACTTGTAACCATGAGAATAAGAGATTTCATGTAACttctgaaaattga